One region of Herpetosiphon gulosus genomic DNA includes:
- a CDS encoding helix-turn-helix transcriptional regulator, with the protein MQRIRVVLREVAQQKGFNITSLADAAKVNPETVRKLWHDESKRIDRENLEKIANALQVSPLMLLSVGGKE; encoded by the coding sequence ATGCAACGGATTCGGGTAGTGCTACGCGAAGTGGCGCAACAAAAGGGGTTCAACATCACATCACTGGCCGACGCTGCCAAAGTCAACCCTGAAACGGTTCGCAAACTGTGGCACGATGAATCGAAACGCATCGACCGCGAGAACCTTGAGAAAATCGCTAATGCGCTCCAAGTTAGCCCGCTAATGCTGCTCTCAGTCGGCGGTAAAGAATGA
- a CDS encoding ATP cone domain-containing protein, translating into MTEQVTLTPLDDRQVAPPTTIIKRDGREVTFDVARIERALTRCFAGLGRQPHTTVAELAQRVVNILAAKYATTPTVEAVQDTVEVMLQAAGEFEAAKSYILYRAEHAKKREQRPVPEAIRHAFAESDQYFPSPLQKFQFFDKYSRFDYDLGRRETWIETVDRSVNFLREISDNKLDDADYNRVRQAILEMRAMPSMRLLAMAGPAARRNNIAIYNCSYLPVDSIDSFVEALIISMSGCGVGFSVEHKYIEQFPRVKRQSGAPATQYVVEDSAEGWAEALRFGLETWFAGNDVTFDLSQLRPAGAPLRIKGGRASGPEPFRQMLDFARSRILARQGSFLRSIDAHDLMCSVGNAAVSGGVRRTAMISLFDYDDHDMLTAKDGDFDRENSQRWNANNSAVWPASGLTQLEIIEQVLSMVKSGRGEPGIFNRQSAIDMRPARRKPAEFGTNPLSLAA; encoded by the coding sequence ATGACGGAACAGGTCACGTTGACCCCGCTCGATGACCGCCAAGTAGCGCCGCCAACCACAATCATCAAGCGTGATGGTCGTGAGGTGACGTTTGATGTGGCCCGGATTGAACGCGCTTTGACCCGCTGTTTTGCTGGTTTAGGCCGTCAACCGCATACCACCGTTGCCGAATTGGCCCAGCGCGTGGTCAATATTTTGGCTGCCAAATATGCCACGACCCCAACCGTCGAGGCTGTGCAAGATACTGTTGAGGTGATGTTGCAAGCTGCTGGCGAGTTTGAAGCCGCCAAGAGCTATATTCTTTATCGCGCCGAGCATGCCAAAAAGCGTGAGCAACGCCCTGTCCCAGAAGCAATTCGCCATGCGTTTGCCGAATCTGATCAATATTTCCCCTCGCCGTTGCAAAAATTTCAATTTTTCGATAAATACTCGCGCTTCGATTATGACTTAGGCCGCCGCGAAACCTGGATCGAAACTGTCGATCGCTCAGTCAATTTCTTGCGCGAAATTTCCGACAATAAACTTGATGATGCCGATTACAACCGCGTGCGCCAAGCCATTCTCGAAATGCGGGCGATGCCTTCGATGCGCTTGTTGGCGATGGCTGGGCCAGCCGCCCGCCGCAACAATATTGCGATTTATAACTGCTCGTATTTACCAGTCGATAGCATCGACTCATTTGTTGAAGCCTTGATTATTTCGATGAGCGGTTGTGGCGTGGGTTTCTCAGTCGAACACAAGTACATCGAGCAATTTCCTCGCGTCAAGCGTCAATCTGGCGCACCAGCTACTCAATATGTGGTCGAAGATTCGGCTGAGGGCTGGGCTGAAGCACTTCGCTTTGGCTTAGAAACCTGGTTTGCTGGCAATGATGTAACTTTTGATCTTTCGCAATTGCGGCCTGCTGGCGCTCCCTTGCGGATCAAAGGTGGTCGTGCTTCTGGGCCTGAGCCGTTCCGCCAAATGCTCGATTTTGCTCGCTCACGTATTTTGGCACGTCAAGGCTCATTCCTGCGCTCAATCGATGCCCACGACCTTATGTGCTCGGTTGGTAATGCAGCGGTCAGCGGCGGTGTGCGTCGTACAGCAATGATCAGCCTGTTCGATTACGACGACCACGATATGCTGACTGCCAAAGATGGCGATTTTGACCGCGAAAATAGCCAACGCTGGAACGCTAATAACTCAGCGGTCTGGCCAGCTAGTGGTTTGACCCAACTCGAAATTATCGAGCAAGTACTGTCGATGGTGAAATCTGGTCGCGGCGAACCTGGCATTTTCAATCGCCAAAGCGCGATCGATATGCGCCCAGCTCGTCGTAAGCCCGCCGAATTTGGCACGAATCCGTTAAGCCTAGCGGCCTAA
- a CDS encoding ATP-binding protein, which yields MAQANKPKPTIAWSLIGGLALGPILLIILRLFPALDLRIQSPAGHFWIVTSALLVGLLMIGLVIRAALVRRDGRALMLGFGFLAMSLMFLIHAIATPGVMFENTSVATQWSTPLALLVAAIIFALSMSQHLAEGLIRWWGRWLIVGSGLWLAYAGLMLIYIPNTVMPAIQAPMPQTSQVSQQGYDEYGDEYGYGTEADPTPAATIQPTQSSQSNNDEYGDKYDYGYGDDDDYGSVAAPLATAQPTSTTSPHSLHSQMRSLAPTIFPFMVWLTVALFGWTAWFYGKQWRETPTLPLATFVIAAILLAETALAALYGELWQLSFWSYHVLLLAAIGIITYGVIRGVERTGSLTSAVEGLLLNSTLQRQQAGFQNAMSQLLNAFEAGDRTASHHLRRELSQRFALAEDQLDILQHAVGLVEQDREQGRRLQALVDISHTVTLELEADALISRVIASLAHMLQPALAAVGLLEAEQLQIQAQHYLIKGEPSHQSLSLPLSAFPMEWLTVTDLPYISALTGPLKPLAVNLQPAYLIPLQHHTQLIGILFLQLNADQTIDARSEGVLQSVAAHLATGITNSRLYSALQTEHQQLQRSEQLREQMNQMVVHDLKNPLTVIINYLDLLRRQALPESQRELVEGARRSSRTLVGLVSDLLDTARLQEGHMSINREHVPIAPLLHNVANELRSWAEQEAKIISIQADPELYATIDGDLMRRVLSNLLSNAIKHTPIKTEIKLIAHQAKSQITFQVADNGPGIPEALQASLFDRFTILNEHNHTRQRSTGLGLYFCKLAVEAHEGEIGVVSNPTAGTIFTITMPHHN from the coding sequence ATGGCGCAAGCAAACAAGCCCAAACCAACAATTGCCTGGAGTTTGATCGGCGGACTGGCACTAGGCCCAATTCTGCTGATTATCCTGCGGCTGTTTCCTGCGCTCGATCTGCGAATTCAATCGCCAGCTGGCCATTTTTGGATCGTTACCAGCGCTTTGTTGGTTGGCCTCTTGATGATTGGCTTGGTGATTCGCGCGGCCTTGGTGCGGCGCGATGGCCGAGCGTTAATGCTTGGCTTCGGCTTTTTAGCCATGTCGCTGATGTTTCTGATTCATGCGATCGCCACGCCTGGGGTGATGTTTGAAAATACCTCAGTCGCAACCCAGTGGTCAACCCCATTAGCGCTGTTGGTGGCGGCCATTATTTTTGCCTTGAGCATGAGCCAGCACCTTGCCGAGGGTTTGATTCGTTGGTGGGGGCGTTGGTTGATCGTTGGTAGCGGTTTGTGGTTAGCCTATGCTGGATTGATGCTAATCTATATTCCCAATACGGTTATGCCAGCAATTCAAGCCCCAATGCCCCAAACTAGTCAGGTCAGCCAACAAGGCTACGACGAATATGGCGATGAGTATGGATATGGCACTGAAGCTGATCCTACGCCAGCCGCAACCATTCAGCCAACCCAAAGCAGCCAATCAAATAACGATGAGTATGGCGATAAATACGATTATGGCTATGGCGATGATGATGACTATGGCAGTGTTGCCGCGCCGCTAGCAACAGCCCAACCAACAAGCACCACCAGTCCGCATTCATTACACAGCCAAATGCGTAGTTTGGCCCCAACGATCTTTCCTTTTATGGTTTGGCTAACCGTAGCACTCTTTGGCTGGACGGCTTGGTTTTATGGTAAGCAATGGCGTGAAACGCCCACTCTGCCCCTAGCAACCTTTGTAATTGCGGCAATTCTCTTGGCTGAAACAGCCTTGGCCGCCTTGTATGGCGAGCTTTGGCAGCTTTCGTTTTGGAGCTATCACGTCTTGTTGTTAGCGGCGATTGGCATAATTACTTATGGCGTGATTCGCGGGGTTGAACGAACTGGCTCGTTGACCAGTGCGGTTGAGGGCTTGTTGCTGAATAGTACGCTACAACGTCAACAAGCGGGCTTTCAAAATGCCATGAGCCAGCTGTTGAATGCCTTTGAAGCAGGCGACCGCACAGCGAGCCACCATTTGCGCCGCGAGCTGAGCCAACGCTTTGCGCTCGCCGAAGATCAGCTTGATATATTGCAGCATGCCGTGGGCTTGGTGGAGCAGGATCGTGAGCAAGGCCGCCGTTTGCAAGCCTTGGTCGATATTAGCCACACCGTCACACTCGAACTCGAAGCCGATGCCTTGATTAGTCGCGTTATCGCCAGCTTAGCGCATATGTTGCAACCAGCCTTGGCCGCAGTTGGCTTGCTTGAGGCTGAGCAGTTGCAAATTCAGGCTCAACATTATTTAATCAAAGGCGAGCCATCGCACCAAAGCCTGAGCCTGCCGCTCAGCGCCTTCCCAATGGAATGGCTGACCGTTACCGATTTGCCCTATATCAGCGCTCTAACAGGGCCGCTCAAGCCTTTGGCGGTCAATCTACAACCTGCCTACCTGATTCCATTGCAACACCATACCCAGTTAATTGGGATTTTATTTCTACAATTGAATGCCGATCAAACCATCGATGCCCGCAGCGAGGGCGTGTTGCAATCGGTCGCAGCGCATCTCGCCACAGGCATCACCAATAGTCGTTTGTATAGTGCCCTGCAAACTGAGCACCAACAATTGCAACGCAGCGAGCAATTGCGCGAACAGATGAATCAGATGGTGGTGCACGATCTCAAAAATCCGCTGACCGTGATCATCAATTATCTTGATTTGTTGCGTCGCCAAGCATTGCCTGAGAGCCAACGCGAGTTAGTCGAAGGTGCTCGCCGTTCATCGCGCACGTTGGTCGGCTTAGTTTCCGATTTGTTGGATACAGCACGCTTGCAGGAAGGCCACATGAGCATCAACCGTGAGCATGTGCCAATCGCTCCGCTCTTGCATAATGTGGCCAATGAGTTGCGTTCGTGGGCTGAGCAAGAGGCCAAAATTATCTCGATTCAGGCCGACCCTGAGTTGTATGCGACGATCGATGGCGATTTGATGCGGCGGGTGTTGAGCAATTTACTGTCAAATGCAATCAAGCATACGCCCATCAAAACGGAAATTAAACTAATTGCCCATCAAGCCAAAAGCCAAATTACCTTCCAAGTGGCCGATAACGGCCCAGGCATCCCCGAAGCCTTGCAAGCATCGTTATTTGATCGCTTTACGATTTTGAATGAGCATAATCATACCCGCCAACGTAGCACGGGCTTGGGCCTGTATTTTTGCAAATTAGCGGTCGAAGCTCACGAAGGGGAAATTGGCGTGGTCAGTAATCCAACAGCAGGTACAATTTTTACGATCACCATGCCACATCATAATTAA
- a CDS encoding GAF domain-containing protein, whose amino-acid sequence MTQRTRKPTLKNRVEALEAERHQTQRALDALYRIGLACRGQQDSFELLRTIYQELQTVWNFDACFIALSDQYDDSAYRIAMLADEGVIEFSEHDPIGPLTGYLIRQRQPLLFRDLAIERETIGLPRLLQFGSDKLSRGWMGVPLVIGTSALGVISLQSYTVGAFDETDLDLLTRIANSMAVALENALLSHRQAELTGSLEHQIELRNADLFVISDIAAMLTQQLPLTEMFGLALDFMLELMHLNAGVVCSLNGSELQPIVQRGMQNGSLPEAFAPLDSIFGIAISSNSAIVDNHTHSKYWQMAQLSHLGTTLAIPLRRHETVIGVLMVGQTEQRAFKTEEVELLQVVSNQLALALEHGNILAQQRRQIAELEALSAISTATVRALNLSTLLHQLNDAIRSFLPVDVFYMAIYDPERQLLTDSIAIEDENEATYLSEESMPRKGSFTDWVLSKCEPLFLRHVSRDIRHYPTIIRRTVKGSPSESWLGVPMLDANRRPLGVIAIQNYRPYAFSDRDRFFMQSVASQVSLHVLNVQLYQQRERQLAELNALQRISSLLSSTLEIEAMLRAIDAVLTEFLHIDGFFVMLNHPQSHMVEAVYALNREGEGDFRWMIGLIPPEHTPTWEVLHTRKPLRFGDISQETSTDVAPEDNEVRISSDRTKAWLGVPLNDQTTNVIGLIAIQSFQANVFSNRDEQFMAQVGQQLTLAIQNARLFAQRERQLAELNTLKLVGELLNRTMDIHEMFRGLNPLLTSFLKIDGFYILLNNPQTYVIEDLCVVERGELLDYGSMIGTSLPLNTPTAWILRNGKALRFNNTITDIPKLYPELKTVQVNDEVALSWLGTPLINHRGEVLGAITTQSMNASHFSESDEQFMLQVAHQLGLAIQNARSFAQRERQLAELDAQQGITQLVTSTLDLYEMLRSMDLVLRSFLNADAFQVVIGNADRVETAVVLEEGKEVETAVIGHPLPEGSLTRWTYLHVKPLRMNDIYRDWALYPDLLEPPIPTNSGFMHSWLSVPLIASDQPLGVLAVRATRPAAFGPSDEQFLFNVGRQLALSVRNARLYAAEQTAHRTAETMREIARVLNTTFNPDEVLDLILRELRKVITFDSTSVMLPSNNLLRIVARQAQDEQLAVEWRELTFPLDQTSGAGRVMLSGQPLVVPDTASDPQWTRSPMPSVVRSWIGVPLISKGVVLGVLNINSLQPNAFTQSDTDLAMTFANQAATALEHARLYQESVTRVEQELEIARQIQSNLFPRSLPVAQGVELAALCLPARETGGDFYEVTELRDGRWALMVGDASGKSIPGAMLMAVARSIVRSEAWDHEIPQIVMQETNRWVTMDIPRHTFVALAYATFDTVDYSLALANAGQLDPIIRRANGDLEYMTAPGPHFPLGIMANTPYETASYQLEPNDMVLFYTDGVVESKNTSGEMWGFDRFESLLREQDHSLTSAEWVDLVINEINLFIGDHPQHDDITLVALKVASA is encoded by the coding sequence ATGACCCAACGTACTCGTAAACCCACGCTGAAAAATCGGGTGGAAGCCCTTGAGGCTGAACGCCATCAAACCCAACGTGCTCTCGATGCGCTCTATCGCATTGGGCTAGCTTGTCGTGGGCAGCAGGATTCGTTCGAGTTGTTGCGCACGATTTATCAAGAATTGCAGACGGTTTGGAATTTTGATGCCTGTTTTATTGCCCTCTCCGACCAATACGACGATAGCGCTTATCGCATCGCGATGTTGGCCGATGAGGGCGTGATTGAATTTAGCGAACATGATCCAATTGGCCCGCTGACTGGCTATCTGATTCGCCAACGTCAGCCCTTGCTGTTTCGCGATTTGGCGATCGAACGTGAGACGATTGGCTTACCCCGCCTTTTGCAATTTGGCAGTGATAAGCTTTCACGCGGCTGGATGGGCGTACCATTAGTTATTGGTACCTCGGCTTTGGGCGTGATTTCACTGCAAAGCTACACCGTCGGTGCATTCGATGAGACAGATCTTGATCTGCTGACGCGGATTGCTAATTCGATGGCCGTAGCACTAGAAAATGCCCTACTCTCGCATCGCCAAGCTGAATTAACTGGCTCGTTGGAGCACCAAATCGAGCTACGCAACGCCGATTTATTTGTGATCAGCGATATTGCGGCAATGCTAACCCAACAATTGCCATTAACTGAGATGTTTGGCTTGGCACTCGATTTTATGCTGGAGTTGATGCATCTCAATGCCGGCGTGGTTTGTTCGCTGAATGGCAGTGAGCTTCAGCCGATCGTGCAACGGGGCATGCAAAATGGGAGCTTGCCGGAAGCATTCGCGCCGCTTGATTCGATTTTTGGGATTGCGATTAGTAGCAATTCGGCAATTGTCGATAATCACACCCACTCCAAATATTGGCAAATGGCCCAACTCAGCCATCTCGGCACAACCCTCGCCATCCCTTTGCGCCGCCATGAAACCGTAATTGGTGTCTTGATGGTTGGCCAAACTGAGCAACGCGCCTTCAAAACTGAAGAAGTTGAGCTGTTGCAAGTGGTCAGCAATCAATTGGCCTTGGCCTTGGAACATGGCAATATTTTGGCTCAACAACGTCGCCAAATTGCTGAGCTAGAGGCCTTGAGCGCGATCAGCACGGCAACAGTTCGGGCGCTCAACCTCTCGACCTTGCTGCACCAATTAAATGATGCAATTCGTTCGTTCTTGCCAGTTGATGTGTTTTATATGGCGATTTACGACCCTGAACGCCAATTATTGACTGATAGCATTGCGATTGAGGATGAGAATGAGGCGACTTACCTGAGCGAAGAGTCGATGCCGCGCAAAGGTTCGTTTACTGATTGGGTGCTAAGCAAATGTGAACCATTGTTTTTACGCCATGTTTCACGCGATATTCGCCATTATCCAACAATCATTCGGCGCACGGTCAAAGGCTCACCCTCGGAAAGTTGGCTGGGCGTGCCAATGCTCGATGCCAATCGTCGGCCTTTGGGTGTGATTGCCATTCAAAATTATCGCCCTTATGCCTTCAGCGATCGCGATCGCTTTTTTATGCAATCGGTTGCTAGCCAAGTTAGCTTGCATGTCTTGAATGTGCAGTTGTATCAGCAGCGCGAACGCCAATTGGCTGAACTGAATGCTTTGCAACGCATCAGTAGTTTGCTCAGTTCAACCCTCGAAATTGAGGCCATGCTACGGGCAATTGATGCAGTGCTCACTGAATTTTTGCATATTGATGGCTTTTTTGTGATGCTCAATCATCCTCAAAGCCACATGGTCGAGGCAGTTTATGCCTTGAATCGCGAGGGTGAGGGCGATTTTCGTTGGATGATCGGCCTGATTCCGCCTGAGCACACGCCAACTTGGGAAGTGTTGCACACCCGTAAACCATTGCGGTTTGGTGATATTTCGCAAGAAACCTCGACTGACGTTGCCCCTGAAGATAACGAAGTGCGCATTTCGTCGGATCGGACGAAGGCTTGGCTGGGCGTGCCGCTCAACGATCAAACCACCAATGTAATCGGGCTAATTGCGATTCAAAGTTTTCAAGCCAATGTGTTTAGCAATCGCGATGAGCAATTTATGGCCCAGGTCGGCCAACAACTGACCTTGGCAATTCAAAATGCCCGGCTTTTTGCCCAACGTGAACGCCAATTGGCCGAACTCAATACTTTGAAATTGGTTGGCGAATTGCTCAATCGCACCATGGATATTCACGAAATGTTTCGTGGTTTGAATCCATTATTGACTTCGTTTCTTAAAATCGATGGCTTTTATATCTTATTAAATAATCCACAAACCTATGTGATCGAAGATTTATGTGTGGTTGAACGTGGCGAGTTGCTCGATTATGGCTCGATGATCGGCACATCGCTGCCGCTCAATACGCCGACCGCCTGGATTTTGCGCAATGGTAAAGCGCTGCGTTTTAACAACACGATTACCGATATTCCCAAACTGTATCCCGAGTTGAAAACGGTGCAGGTCAACGATGAAGTCGCCTTGTCGTGGCTTGGTACACCCTTGATCAACCACCGTGGCGAGGTCTTGGGCGCGATCACCACCCAATCGATGAATGCCAGCCATTTCAGCGAGAGCGATGAGCAATTTATGCTGCAAGTGGCGCATCAATTGGGCTTGGCAATTCAAAATGCCCGTTCATTTGCCCAACGTGAGCGCCAATTGGCTGAGCTTGATGCTCAACAAGGGATCACTCAATTGGTTACTTCGACCCTTGATTTGTATGAAATGCTGCGCTCGATGGATTTGGTCTTGCGTAGTTTTCTGAATGCCGATGCCTTTCAAGTGGTGATTGGCAACGCTGATCGGGTTGAAACGGCAGTTGTGTTGGAAGAGGGCAAGGAAGTTGAAACGGCAGTGATTGGCCATCCTTTGCCCGAAGGCTCGCTAACTCGCTGGACCTATTTGCATGTCAAACCGCTACGCATGAACGATATTTATCGCGATTGGGCGCTCTATCCCGATTTGCTGGAGCCGCCGATTCCAACCAATTCTGGCTTTATGCACTCGTGGCTGAGCGTCCCGCTGATCGCCTCGGATCAGCCGTTGGGTGTACTGGCAGTACGGGCAACGCGACCAGCGGCCTTTGGCCCAAGCGATGAGCAATTTTTGTTTAATGTGGGTCGCCAGCTAGCTCTGAGTGTGCGTAATGCCCGCTTGTATGCGGCTGAACAAACCGCCCACCGCACTGCCGAAACCATGCGCGAAATTGCCCGCGTGCTCAACACCACCTTCAATCCCGATGAAGTGCTCGATTTGATTTTGCGTGAATTGCGCAAAGTGATCACCTTCGACTCAACTTCGGTCATGCTACCATCAAATAATTTGCTGCGAATTGTTGCACGCCAAGCCCAAGATGAGCAATTGGCGGTCGAATGGCGCGAATTGACCTTCCCGCTTGACCAGACCAGTGGCGCGGGCCGCGTGATGTTGAGCGGTCAGCCCTTGGTGGTTCCCGATACCGCCAGCGATCCGCAGTGGACGCGCTCGCCGATGCCGAGTGTGGTGCGTTCGTGGATTGGCGTGCCGTTGATCAGCAAGGGCGTGGTACTGGGGGTACTGAATATTAATTCGTTGCAGCCCAACGCTTTTACCCAGAGCGATACTGATTTGGCCATGACCTTTGCCAACCAAGCAGCAACCGCGCTTGAGCATGCGCGGCTCTACCAAGAATCAGTCACTCGGGTTGAGCAAGAATTGGAAATTGCCCGCCAAATCCAGAGCAACTTATTTCCACGTAGTTTGCCAGTGGCCCAAGGTGTGGAGTTGGCGGCCTTGTGTTTGCCAGCCCGCGAAACAGGCGGCGATTTCTACGAGGTAACCGAGTTGCGTGATGGTCGCTGGGCTTTGATGGTCGGCGATGCTTCGGGCAAGAGCATTCCTGGGGCAATGTTGATGGCGGTAGCGCGTTCGATTGTGCGCTCGGAAGCGTGGGATCACGAGATACCGCAAATCGTGATGCAGGAAACCAATCGCTGGGTAACCATGGATATTCCACGGCATACCTTTGTGGCCTTGGCCTATGCGACCTTTGATACAGTTGATTATAGTTTGGCCTTGGCGAATGCTGGCCAACTCGATCCAATTATTCGCCGCGCTAATGGTGATTTGGAGTATATGACCGCGCCTGGCCCGCACTTTCCGCTGGGCATTATGGCCAACACACCCTATGAAACGGCCAGCTATCAGCTTGAACCCAACGATATGGTGCTGTTCTACACCGATGGCGTGGTTGAATCGAAGAATACCAGCGGCGAGATGTGGGGCTTCGATCGCTTCGAGAGCTTGCTGCGCGAACAAGACCATAGCCTGACCAGCGCTGAATGGGTGGATTTGGTGATCAACGAAATTAATCTATTTATCGGCGATCACCCACAGCACGACGACATTACCCTGGTGGCGCTCAAAGTTGCTAGCGCTTAA
- a CDS encoding class II aldolase/adducin family protein: MNSDYELQSRHEMVQIGRWLYERGWTPSYSGNFSVLLDEQRILTTPTGYCKGMLQPDDLIIVDRQGVPLDPQTPLPSSELLIHLAVYAVRPDVRACVHAHPPRTIACSIVGIELTQPLLEDIILTLGKIPTVPYARTGTAALGEAIKPFICDHDAVVLDHHGSLTVASSLTKAFHRTEQVEQAATIISTALSMGRLQPLAPEHVADLLAVRRARGGNPKAEPTISNG, translated from the coding sequence ATGAATTCTGATTATGAGTTGCAATCTCGCCATGAGATGGTGCAAATTGGCCGCTGGCTCTATGAACGCGGCTGGACTCCTTCATATAGTGGCAATTTTTCGGTTTTGCTTGATGAGCAACGGATTTTGACCACCCCCACAGGCTATTGCAAAGGCATGCTTCAGCCCGACGATTTAATTATCGTTGATCGTCAGGGAGTCCCGCTTGACCCACAGACCCCCTTACCTTCGAGTGAATTGTTGATACACTTGGCAGTTTATGCGGTGCGACCCGATGTGCGTGCTTGTGTCCATGCTCACCCACCACGAACGATTGCCTGTAGTATTGTTGGCATCGAGCTGACCCAGCCACTTTTAGAGGATATTATTCTGACGCTGGGCAAAATTCCAACCGTGCCCTATGCTCGTACTGGTACGGCAGCGCTGGGCGAGGCAATCAAGCCGTTTATTTGTGATCATGATGCTGTGGTGTTAGACCACCATGGTTCGTTGACCGTTGCTAGTAGCCTGACCAAAGCTTTTCATCGGACTGAGCAGGTCGAACAAGCTGCCACAATTATTTCGACCGCCTTGAGCATGGGCCGCTTGCAACCCTTGGCTCCTGAGCACGTAGCGGATTTGTTGGCGGTACGGCGTGCTCGTGGTGGTAATCCAAAGGCTGAGCCTACAATCAGCAATGGTTAA
- a CDS encoding STAS domain-containing protein, with translation MDQPERPEQPTPPASTNQSRLSREDRALIRTIGSTLRKVIQGEAAEHLVLDRRDELGILANMVNRVSKELALSREQDQKHLAELEARLAELKAARETEERLLYTIDEISTPILNIFTNVVLMPLIGAIDSNRAQRMIALLLEHVVRTRASVVILDITAVSLIDTQVANVLIRAAQSCNLLGAGVILCGMTPDVAQVVVSLGIDLSIFQTTSDLQEALSTALRTLKYRIQPM, from the coding sequence ATGGATCAACCAGAGCGCCCAGAGCAACCAACACCTCCAGCATCGACCAACCAATCACGACTTTCACGTGAAGATCGGGCGCTAATTCGCACGATTGGCAGTACGTTGCGTAAAGTTATTCAAGGCGAGGCTGCTGAACACCTTGTACTTGATCGTCGCGATGAACTCGGGATTTTGGCCAATATGGTCAATCGGGTTAGCAAAGAGCTAGCGCTCTCCCGCGAACAGGATCAAAAGCACCTGGCAGAGCTTGAAGCTCGGCTAGCCGAGTTGAAGGCAGCCCGCGAAACCGAAGAACGACTGCTGTATACGATCGATGAAATTTCAACCCCGATTCTTAATATTTTTACCAACGTGGTGTTGATGCCATTGATCGGTGCTATCGATAGCAACCGTGCTCAACGCATGATTGCGCTCTTGTTGGAGCACGTCGTGCGTACGCGAGCGAGTGTCGTGATTTTGGATATTACGGCGGTTTCATTAATTGATACCCAAGTGGCCAATGTGCTGATTCGGGCGGCGCAATCGTGTAATTTGCTTGGTGCTGGCGTTATTTTATGTGGCATGACCCCTGATGTTGCCCAAGTTGTGGTAAGCCTTGGGATTGATCTTTCGATTTTTCAAACCACCAGCGATTTACAAGAAGCACTCTCGACAGCCCTGCGTACCCTCAAGTACCGTATTCAGCCTATGTAA